The proteins below come from a single Mercenaria mercenaria strain notata chromosome 3, MADL_Memer_1, whole genome shotgun sequence genomic window:
- the LOC123525524 gene encoding uncharacterized protein LOC123525524, with the protein MTDDIPPKKKKRYSEDFNINTSDEYPSITDHVQLSSASLNLDRENFSIEQQQLAVALVLSGAKVETVSKDINIPPPIIISWLNENNTPSADGNEDINETVSTSSSTHPYFVDDTRNDEKEKQTDIDMCNEVQKKTEPERKKYSIEQQQIAIARVWTGAKIATVSKDMDIPPSTISTWLKKATLPSADGNEDIHETVSTSSSTHPYFVDDTRNDEKEKQIYIDLCNEVQKKTEPEREKYSIEQQQIAIARVWTGAKIATVSKDMGIPPSTITTWVKKAKLHAADGNENRPETFITAKHSYPIVLDENNGMTEFKALVENPDGNLCALKDSRTESTATAPLNKEKKKEEYMLTESMTHTNVLEFKYPEGSKSTNEMAKKHVNTKKDVSANGCNKKRTEQQKYKEMEQIIVNCSPREEKRYVTPIPSPPNNSIWIAKAGEKLRELYKSQDMRPNKQLCNETENDSKQSNKNATSNERCDVFLSPCSSNKLECSTSTAVLVETTEKSERQKVDVFPSGEIKRNKEEKKASDENSGLCSVTDSIKTGNTSLAKGVKRFGYTPEVKKKALERVKGGEKIASVGKDLDIPGSTIWDWTRKEKMTRENAQLDDCVPSVKWKKWQEIMSAENYGKGWTERDIGYRLEKLSQYFEDKYGLFELAVCKPTEKSLKVENIVYVKDGKILTLLERHCRYGFQKSILINNKLREGYSIKARYYCVASKEEAVKEKMKLLQHHDYAWNKQCRDDVADYRLPGDWGRWIQVMSPIADCAAENEWVKRDCGYKCTNLETWMKDEFGVFEMAIVNLNTRDTSVVLMEYGKILTAIGMYCSDSSSAKSAQINDVLNKGYRVLVRCCYAKSGAEKEAQVAESILLERYVYNWHKQRTKRENIRDEQFMGSWTEWKLIMVPGQTDGFIRRNGSNVGFRHNNIEALFQDQFGVFELQIARGDSKEVTYVQHGEILTLLQRYCSDGYKRSGMINRALAEGYNISVRYQYVNADNSKEVATALLRQLLSIYDYAWNKTRREDVDDEDIAGNWSDWVTMMTPQIQQGWTQRNIEDSCRVYHPNNFAKLFEEKYGIFEIKLRYHPHSATFDAGGEKFRDKQDTVVYIGKGNILTEVKTRCCIKTKQSMLIDQALKEGKCISFRYCYTENDTPEEAAELQRQLLERYDYTWIRSKREDVYDNNLPGEWSKWSKIMKPGEVEQDWEWRDEKFIGFKVKNLDGIFRDDYGVFELAVEKPDRDTIVHVGKGKVLSELKKYCKINTDGSYNSVQISDALAKRCSILVRYRDVQSKQDAEDVEQYLVDRYEYPWNPLFRTKREEVDDSSLPGQNWSEWDQLMTPHSNTPGWIRRDPGNTGYRLTDEKLKDIVIDERGVYELKIEKHGRIIVVYAGKAENVLQRLIDYCKNGSHKPQRFDDALLGGYNICVRFRHTNNIDDAEKKLLDRYNYAWNKSRNDKERDIFLPYYFEHN; encoded by the exons ATGACTGATGACATACCGCCGAAAAAGAAAAAGAGATACTCTGAAGACTTTAATATTAATACATCTGACGAGTATCCGTCAATTACTGATCATGTCCAGTTGAGTTCAGCCTCCCTTAACTTAGATAGAGAAAACTTTTCGATCGAACAGCAACAGCTTGCCGTTGCGCTAGTTTTGTCAGGCGCGAAAGTTGAGACAGTAAGCAAAGATATAAATATTCCTCCACCGATCATTATTTCTTGGTTAAACGAAAATAACACTCCTTCAGCGGACGGCAACGAAGACATAAACGAAACTGTCAGTACATCTTCATCAACTCATCCATACTTTGTCGACGATACTAGGAATGATGAAAAAGAGAAGCAAACAGATATTGATATGTGCAATGAAGTGCAAAAAAAGACTGAACcagagagaaaaaaatactcTATTGAACAGCAACAGATTGCAATTGCACGAGTTTGGACAGGGGCAAAAATTGCAACAGTTAGCAAAGATATGGACATCCCTCCATCGACCATCAGTACTTGGTTAAAAAAAGCTACGCTTCCTTCAGCGGATGGCAACGAAGACATACACGAAACTGTCAGTACATCTTCATCAACTCACCCATACTTTGTCGACGATACCAGGAATGATGAAAAAGAGAAGCAAATTTATATTGATTTGTGCAATGAAGTGCAAAAAAAGACTGAACCAGAGAGAGAAAAATACTCTATTGAACAGCAACAGATTGCAATTGCACGAGTTTGGACAGGGGCAAAAATTGCAACAGTTAGCAAAGATATGGGCATCCCTCCATCGACCATCACTACTTGGGTAAAAAAAGCTAAGCTTCATGCAGCGGATGGCAACGAAAATCGACCAGAAACTTTCATTACTGCAAAACATTCATATCCTATTGTGCTCGATGAAAACAATGGAATGACGGAATTTAAAGCGCTGGTAGAAAATCCTGATGGAAACCTGTGTGCGCTAAAAGACAGTCGTACAGAATCCACAGCTACCGCACCCcttaataaagaaaagaaaaaagaagaatataTGCTGACAGAAAGCATGACTCATACAAATGTCTTAGAATTTAAATATCCAGAGGGATCAAAAAGTACCAATGAAATGGCAAAGAAGCATGTGAATACAAAAAAAGATGTCAGTGCAAATGGTTGCAACAAAAAACGTACagaacaacaaaaatacaaagaaatggAACAAATAATTGTGAATTGCAGTCCTCGAGAAGAGAAAAGATACGTTACTCCTATCCCTTCTCCACCGAACAATTCTATTTGGATAGCAAAAGCTGGGGAGAAGTTGCGAGAACTATACAAGTCACAGGACATGCGACCAAATAAACAATTATGTAACGAAACTGAAAACGATTCAAAGCAATCAAATAAGAATGCAACGAGTAATGAACGGTGTGATGTGTTTCTATCTCCTTGTTCATCGAATAAACTAGAGTGTTCAACTTCTACAGCAGTTCTTGTCGAAACGACTGAAAAATCAGAAAGACAGAAGGTGGATGTCTTTCCTTCTGGTGAAATTAAGAGaaacaaagaagaaaagaaagCAAGTGATGAAAACTCAGGACTTTGTTCCGTTACTGACAGTATAAAAACTGGGAATACATCGTTGGCTAAAGGTGTAAAACGATTTGGGTACACACCAGAAGTAAAGAAAAAAGCCTTGGAAAGAGTGAAGGGAGGCGAAAAAATTGCATCAGTTGGCAAAGATCTTGATATTCCTGGCTCTACAATATGGGATTGGACAAGAAAAGAG aaaatgaCGAGAGAAAATGCTCAGCTTGATGATTGTGTTCCATCTGTAAAATGGAAAAAGTGGCAAGAGATCATGAGCGCAGAAAATTATGGTAAGGGATGGACTGAACGTGATATTGGTTACAGACTTGAAAAACTTTCGCAATATTTTGAAGACAAGTATGGACTCTTTGAACTTGCAGTTTGTAAACCAACAGAAAAGTCTTTAAAAGtggaaaatattgtttatgttaaaGACGGGAAAATACTTACACTTCTAGAAAGACATTGCAGGTATGGATTTCAGAAGTCAATATTAATCAACAATAAACTTCGAGAGGGTTACAGCATTAAAGCACGGTATTATTGTGTTGCAAGTAAGGAGGAAGctgtaaaagagaaaatgaagtTATTGCAACATCATGACTACGCTTGGAAC AAACAATGCAGAGATGATGTTGCTGATTATCGTTTACCAGGAGATTGGGGTCGATGGATACAAGTTATGTCTCCCATTGCGGATTGTGCAGCAGAAAACGAATGGGTTAAAAGGGATTGTGGatacaaatgtacaaatttaGAGACATGGATGAAAGACGAGTTTGGTGTTTTTGAAATGGCAATTGTAAACCTAAACACAAGGGATACAAGCGTTGTGTTGATGGAATATGGGAAGATACTGACAGCGATAGGAATGTATTGCAGTGATAGTTCTTCAGCCAAATCTGCACAAATAAATGATGTCTTAAATAAAGGGTATAGAGTTCTTGTAAGATGTTGTTATGCAAAGTCTGGGGCGGAAAAAGAAGCACAAGTAGCGGAATCGATTTTGTTGGAAAGATATGTTTATAACTGGCAT aaacaaaggACAAAACGTGAAAATATCAGGGATGAGCAATTTATGGGAAGCTGGACGGAGTGGAAACTCATAATGGTACCTGGTCAGACAGATGGTTTTATAAGACGGAATGGCAGTAACGTTGGTTTCCGACATAACAACATTGAGGCTTTATTTCAGGACCAGTTTGGGGTTTTCGAACTTCAGATAGCAAGAGGTGACAGCAAGGAAGTCACCTACGTACAACATGGGGAGATATTGACACTGCTTCAAAGATATTGTAGTGACGGATATAAAAGGTCAGGCATGATCAACCGGGCATTGGCAGAAGGCTACAATATATCAGTACGATATCAGTATGTCAACGCTGACAATAGCAAGGAAGTCGCTACAGCACTTCTTCGACAGTTATTGTCTATATACGACTATGCTTGGAAC AAAACTCGTCGAGAGGACGTTGACGATGAAGATATTGCTGGAAACTGGTCAGATTGGGTCACTATGATGACACCACAGATTCAACAGGGATGGACACAGCGGAACATTGAAGATTCATGCAGAGTATACCACCCAAACAACTTTGCAAAATTATTTGAGGAGAAATAtggtatttttgaaataaaattgagaTATCATCCCCACTCTGCCACATTTGATGCCGGCGGTGAAAAGTTCCGTGACAAACAAGACACAGTTGTTTACATTGGTAAAGGAAACATACTTACAGAGGTGAAGACACGATGTTGTATCAAGACAAAGCAATCCATGCTTATTGATCAAGCATTGAAGGAAGGAAAATGTATTTCTTTCCGTTACTGTTATACAGAAAATGATACACCAGAGGAAGCGGCTGAGCTACAAAGACAATTATTGGAACGATACGACTACACTTGGATT AGGTCAAAGCGAGAAGACGTTTATGACAATAACCTGCCAGGAGAATGGTCTAAATGGTCAAAGATAATGAAACCTGGAGAAGTGGAACAAGACTGGGAATGGCGGGATGAAAAATTTATCGGTTTTAAAGTGAAAAACCTTGATGGCATTTTCAGAGATGATTATGGCGTATTTGAATTGGCAGTCGAAAAACCAGACCGAGACACAATTGTCCACGTCGGAAAAGGAAAAGTTTTATCTGAGCTAAAAAAGTACTGCAAAATTAATACAGATGGCTCCTACAATTCAGTTCAAATAAGCGATGCCCTAGCAAAACGCTGCAGTATTTTAGTTCGCTACAGGGACGTTCAGTCAAAGCAGGACGCTGAAGATGTTGAACAATATTTAGTGGACAGATATGAGTATCCTTGGAATCCTTTGTTT CGGACAAAGAGGGAGGAAGTAGATGACAGCTCTTTGCCCGGTCAAAACTGGTCTGAGTGGGATCAGTTGATGACGCCGCACAGTAACACACCGGGTTGGATAAGGCGTGATCCTGGCAACACAGGGTACCGACTGACAGACGAAAAATTGAAAGACATCGTCATAGATGAAAGAGGTGTATATGAACTGAAGATTGAAAAGCATGGTCGCATCATAGTCGTGTATGCTGGGAAAGCTGAAAATGTATTACAGAGATTAATAGACTATTGCAAAAATGGATCCCACAAACCACAGCGTTTTGATGACGCCTTATTAGGGGGTTATAATATTTGTGTAAGATTCAGACATACTAACAATATTGATGATGCTGAGAAAAAGCTACTGGACAGATACAATTATGCGTGGAATAAATCAAGGAATGATAAGGAAAGGGACATATTTTTGCCATACTATTTTGAGCACAACTGA